A section of the Lutra lutra chromosome 3, mLutLut1.2, whole genome shotgun sequence genome encodes:
- the TMEM185B gene encoding transmembrane protein 185B, giving the protein MQRELPSPFQAESSPGGHLVQDFNPSKFLIYACLLLFSVLLPLRLDGIIQWSYWAIFAPIWLWKLLVIAGASVGAGVWARNPRYRTEGEACVEFKAMLIAVAIHLLLLMFEVLVCDRVERGTHFWLLVFMPLFFVSPVSVAACVWGFRHDRSLELEILCSVNILQFIFIALRLDRIIHWPWLVVFVPLWILMSFLCLVVLYYIVWSLLFLRSLDVVAEQRRSHVTMAISWITIVVPLLTFEVLLVHRLDGHNTFSHISIFVPLWLSLITLMATTFRRKGGNHWWFGIRRDFCQFLLEIFPFLREYGNISYDLHHEDSEDAEETSVPDAPKIAPMFGKKARVVITQSPGKYVPPPPKLNIDMPD; this is encoded by the exons ATGCAGCGAGAACTGCCATCGCCCTTCCAGGCGGAATCCAGCCCTGGAGGTCATCTTGTCCAG GACTTCAACCCGAGTAAGTTCCTCATCTACGCTTGCCTGCTGCTCTTCTCGGTGCTGCTGCCCCTCCGCCTGGACGGCATCATACAGTGGAGCTACTGGGCCATCTTCGCCCCCATATGGCTGTGGAAGCTGCTGGTCATCGCCGGCGCCTCAGTGGGCGCGGGCGTTTGGGCCCGCAACCCTCGCTACCGCACCGAGGGGGAGGCCTGCGTGGAGTTCAAAGCCATGTTGATCGCCGTGGCCATCCACCTACTGCTGCTCATGTTCGAAGTCCTGGTCTGCGACCGGGTGGAGAGGGGGACCCACTTCTGGCTGCTGGTCTTCATGCCACTGTTCTTCGTATCCCCAGTGTCCGTGGCCGCCTGCGTTTGGGGCTTCCGACACGACAGGTCGCTAGAGCTGGAGATCCTGTGCTCAGTCAACATCCTGCAGTTCATCTTCATCGCTCTGAGGCTGGACAGGATTATCCACTGGCCGTGGCTGGTGGTGTTCGTGCCCCTGTGGATTCTCATGTCGTTCCTCTGCCTAGTCGTCCTCTATTACATCGTCTGGTCTCTCCTGTTCCTGCGCTCCTTGGATGTGGTCGCGGAACAGCGGAGGAGCCATGTGACCATGGCTATCAGCTGGATAACGATCGTCGTGCCCCTGCTCACTTTTGAGGTTCTGCTGGTTCACAGATTAGATGGCCACAATACATTCTCTCACATCTCCATATTTGTCCCCCTTTGGCTTTCTCTAATAACTTTAATGGCCACGACATTTAGGCGAAAAGGAGGCAACCATTGGTGGTTTGGTATTCGCAGAGATTTCTGTCAGTTTCTGCttgaaattttcccatttttaagagAATATGGGAACATTTCCTATGATCTACATCATGAAGACAGTGAAGATGCTGAAGAAACATCAGTCCCAGATGCTCCTAAAATTGCTCCAATGTTTggaaagaaggccagggtagttataacccagagtcctgggaaatACGTTCCCCCGCCTCCCAAATTAAATATCGATATGCCGGATTAA
- the LOC125096002 gene encoding basic proline-rich protein-like isoform X2: MRNLLGLKSWNRPLGFMAMPPPAPPPAPPGPLLRPTRRAPSLRRFQGPPPPRPACHRSSWAVARADPEEVPTRGTEWPEHVRARSRGPAGSAAGVGVRVRARAQPARPGGPGRRGVYVCGPASAPPPAFIPYPSGKRLLRVAPEAKGPGAPLTPRPAGRLTSGGRFLAAPAEGRREPWSTPSCLLHLSPAQRSPSCSSCLSFRSPPVPCSPSAMGMESRC, translated from the exons ATGAGGAACTTACTCGGGTTGAAGTCCTGGAACAGGCCCCTGGGGTTCATGGCGATGCCGCCGCCAGCGCCTCCGCCAGCCCCCCCGGGCCCGCTGCTCCGCCCGACTCGGCGGGCGCCGAGTCTCCGCCGCTTCCAGGGCCCGCCgcctccccgccccgcctgccACAGGTCTAGCTGGGCAGTGGCCCGGGCTGACCCGGAGGAGGTTCCGACCCGCGGCACGGAGTGGCCGGAACACGTGCGCGCGCGGTCACGTGGCCCGGCCGGAAGCGCGGCGGGGGTGGGCGTGCGCGTGCGCGCCCGCGCCCAGCCCGCGCGACCCGGGGGTCCCGGACGGCGTGGCGTCTACGTGTGTGGCCCTGCCTCGGCCCCGCCGCCCGCCTTCATTCCGTACCCATCCGGAAAGCGGCTACTGCGTGTGGCGCCGGAGGCGAAGGGGCCGGGCGCGCCACTGACACCCCGGCCGGCTGGTCGGCTGACTTCGGGCGGACGCTTCCTGGCGGCGCCCGCAGAAGGGAGGCGGGA ACCCTGGAGTACTCCTTCCTGTCTTCTCCACTTGTCCCCTGCCCAGCGGAGTCCCAGTTGCTCATCCTGCCTGTCTTTCAGATCCCCGCCCGTCCCATGCAGTCCATCTGCAATGGGAATGGAAAGTCGATGCTAA
- the LOC125096002 gene encoding proline-rich protein HaeIII subfamily 1-like isoform X1 yields MRNLLGLKSWNRPLGFMAMPPPAPPPAPPGPLLRPTRRAPSLRRFQGPPPPRPACHRSSWAVARADPEEVPTRGTEWPEHVRARSRGPAGSAAGVGVRVRARAQPARPGGPGRRGVYVCGPASAPPPAFIPYPSGKRLLRVAPEAKGPGAPLTPRPAGRLTSGGRFLAAPAEGRREDRCQAASNHPKIHACGDHSEPGPGFTLHRVWGSRLEGAVSPARRTQTAQQCALLPAQNLQ; encoded by the exons ATGAGGAACTTACTCGGGTTGAAGTCCTGGAACAGGCCCCTGGGGTTCATGGCGATGCCGCCGCCAGCGCCTCCGCCAGCCCCCCCGGGCCCGCTGCTCCGCCCGACTCGGCGGGCGCCGAGTCTCCGCCGCTTCCAGGGCCCGCCgcctccccgccccgcctgccACAGGTCTAGCTGGGCAGTGGCCCGGGCTGACCCGGAGGAGGTTCCGACCCGCGGCACGGAGTGGCCGGAACACGTGCGCGCGCGGTCACGTGGCCCGGCCGGAAGCGCGGCGGGGGTGGGCGTGCGCGTGCGCGCCCGCGCCCAGCCCGCGCGACCCGGGGGTCCCGGACGGCGTGGCGTCTACGTGTGTGGCCCTGCCTCGGCCCCGCCGCCCGCCTTCATTCCGTACCCATCCGGAAAGCGGCTACTGCGTGTGGCGCCGGAGGCGAAGGGGCCGGGCGCGCCACTGACACCCCGGCCGGCTGGTCGGCTGACTTCGGGCGGACGCTTCCTGGCGGCGCCCGCAGAAGGGAGGCGGGA AGACAGGTGCCAAGCAGCCAGTAATCACCCAAAAATACATGCCTGTGGGGATCATTCAGAACCAGGTCCCGGATTTACCCTGCACAGAGTGTGGGGCTCTCGCTTGGAAGGGGCTGTCAGTCCTGCCCGCAGGACACAGACAGCACAACAGtgtgcccttctccctgcccaaAACCTTCAGTGA